A region from the Xenopus laevis strain J_2021 chromosome 4S, Xenopus_laevis_v10.1, whole genome shotgun sequence genome encodes:
- the ifitm10.S gene encoding interferon-induced transmembrane protein 10, which produces MENKAYKGDGTWPPPHCKHTLEREKKKTKPPPGTASVATGKSGPPVTVIEISPETTEVNDYYLWSIFNFVYLNFCCLGFIALAYSLKVRDKKLLNDLAGAVEDAKTARAFNITSSALATLCIIILLLYLRSPPAHY; this is translated from the exons ATGGAAAACAAGGCTTACAAGGGCGACGGGACATGGCCACCACCTCATTGTAAACACACACTGGAAAGGGAAAAGAAGAAGACCAAACCTCCCCCAGGCACTGCCTCGGTGGCAACGGGAAAGAGTGGACCACCTGTTACTGTGATCGAGATTTCACCCGAGACAACAGAAGTCAACGATTATTACCTTTGGTCCATCTTCAACTTTGTTTACCTGAACTTCTGCTGCCTGGGCTTCATTGCATTAGCCTATTCCCTCAAG GTGCGAGACAAGAAGCTGTTGAATGATCTCGCTGGGGCTGTGGAAGATGCAAAGACGGCACGAGCCTTCAACATAACAAGCTCAGCTCTAGCCACACTCTGCATCATAATCCTGCTGCTCTACCTGCGGTCCCCACCTGCTCACTACTAG